The proteins below are encoded in one region of Centropristis striata isolate RG_2023a ecotype Rhode Island chromosome 12, C.striata_1.0, whole genome shotgun sequence:
- the LOC131981931 gene encoding protocadherin gamma-A11-like, translating into MGLKMIASCFYFLLFVNAAYGDMSYSFPEEMKRGSVIGNMAKDLGLGTGAFSNRRARIDTDGTDKRYCDINLNNGELIVADRIDREGLCGEKASCILKQELVLENPLELHRISLHIQDINDNSPQFKEDLINLEIHELAVRGARFVLEEAHDADVGQNSVQQYSLKKNDHFNLAVDENTIELVLEKELDREKQQEINLILTALDGGSPQRSGTVVIHVTVLDANDNAPVFSQAVYKASLPENSPVDTVVVTVSATDADEGVNGEVTYEFGHVTDDVKKIFIIDRKIGEIRVIGTVDYETTSSFEIRVKAKDGLGLSSYAKVVISIKDVNDNAPVVSLKSITNPIPENVSPGTEVGIINVQDRDSETNGQVRCFIQQGVPFKLVPSIKNYYSLVTTGQLDREVVSDYNITITATDEGSPPLSSSKTVQLSVADINDNPPVFEEQSYSAYVSENNKPGSTLCSVSARDPDWRQNGTVIYSLLPGEVNGAPVSSYLSVNGDTGVIHAVRSFDYEQLRSFKVQVMARDNGSPPLSSNVSVSVFISDVNDNSPQILYPAPEGNSFMTELVPKAAHEGSLVSKVIAVDADSGQNAWLSYHIVKSTDPGLFTIGLHSGEIRTQRDISESDSMKQNLIVSVKDNGQPSLSATCSMYLLISDNLAEVPELKDISYDEKNSKLTSYLIIALVSVSTFFLTFIIIILGVRFCRRRKPRLLFDGAVAIPSAYLPPNYADVDGTGTLRSTYNYDAYLTTGSRTSDFKFVTSYNDNTLPADQTLRKSPSDFAEVFGELEESLEV; encoded by the coding sequence ATGGGTTTGAAAATGATCGCCTCCTGCTTCTATTTCCTCCTTTTTGTGAATGCCGCGTATGGAGACATGAGCTATTCTTTTCCAGAGGAGATGAAACGAGGATCAGTTATTGGAAATATGGCCAAGGATCTGGGGCTGGGGACGGGCGCGTTCTCTAACAGAAGAGCCCGTATTGACACCGACGGGACTGATAAACGTTACTGTGACATTAACCTGAATAACGGAGAGCTGATTGTCGCCGACAGGATTGACCGAGAGGGGCTTTGTGGAGAAAAGGCTTCGTGCATCCTGAAACAAGAGCTGGTGCTGGAGAATCCTCTCGAGCTCCATCGGATTAGTCTTCACATTCAAGACATTAATGATAACTCTCCTCAATTTAAAGAAGACTTAATTAATTTAGAAATTCACGAGTTGGCAGTAAGGGGAGCTCGTTTTGTGTTAGAGGAGGCGCACGATGCGGATGTAGGACAAAACTCAGTCCAGCAGTACAGCCTTAAAAAGAATGATCATTTCAATTTGGCCGTTGATGAAAACACAATAGAGCTTGTTCTTGAAAAGGAGCTCGACCGTGAAAAACAACAAGAGATTAATTTGATTCTTACAGCTTTAGATGGAGGCTCTCCTCAGAGATCAGGTACTGTAGTCATACACGTCACTGTGCTGGATGCTAATGATAACGCCCCAGTGTTCAGCCAGGCCGTTTATAAAGCCAGTCTGCCTGAAAACTCTCCTGTAGATACAGTAGTGGTCACAGTGAGCGCTACTGATGCAGACGAGGGAGTCAATGGAGAGGTCACTTATGAATTCGGACATGTTACTgatgatgtgaaaaaaatatttattattgacCGTAAAATTGGTGAGATTAGAGTTATCGGTACTGTAGATTATGAAACAACGTCCTCATTTGAAATACGCGTTAAAGCAAAGGATGGTTTAGGGCTTTCGTCTTATGCTAAGGTAGTAATTTCTATCAAAGATGTGAATGACAACGCACCTGTAGTCAGTTTGAAATCAATTACTAACCCCATACCTGAGAACGTGTCACCTGGTACAGAGGTGGGCATCATTAACGTGCAGGACAGAGACTCTGAGACTAACGGACAGGTCCGCTGCTTCATTCAGCAAGGTGTCCCTTTTAAGTTGGTTCCTTctattaaaaactattattcTCTGGTGACCACAGGACAACTGGACCGTGAAGTAGTGTCTGATTACAACATTACAATCACTGCCACTGACGAGGGCTCTccacctctgtcctcctctaaaACTGTTCAGTTATCTGTAGCAGACATCAACGACAACCCACCTGTGTTTGAGGAACAGTCCTACAGCGCATATGTTAGTGAAAATAACAAACCTGGCTCCACTTTATGTTCCGTTAGTGCTCGAGACCCCGACTGGAGACAAAACGGAACAGTGATTTATTCTCTGTTACCCGGTGAGGTGAACGGTGCCCCGGTGTCCTCCTATCTGTCTGTTAACGGAGACACGGGGGTGATCCACGCTGTGAGGTCGTTTGATTATGAACAGTTGAGGAGTTTTAAAGTCCAGGTGATGGCCAGAGACAACGGTTCTCCTCCGCTCAGCAGCAACGTGAGCGTCAGTGTGTTCATATCGGATGTGAATGACAACTCTCCTCAGATACTGTACCCCGCCCCGGAGGGCAACTCCTTCATGACCGAGCTGGTCCCCAAAGCTGCACACGAAGGCTCTCTGGTGTCCAAAGTGATCGCGGTGGACGCGGACTCCGGGCAGAACGCCTGGCTGTCCTATCATATAGTGAAGTCCACTGATCCGGGACTTTTCACTATTGGTCTCCACAGCGGAGAGATCAGGACCCAGCGGGACATTTCTGAGTCTGACAGCATGAAACAGAACCTGATTGTGTCAGTGAAAGATAACGGacagccctctctctctgccacctGTTCCATGTATTTACTGATTTCTGATAACTTGGCTGAGGTGCCAGAACTGAAGGACATTTCTTATGATGAGAAGAATTCCAAACTGACCTCTTATCTGATCATCGCTCTGGTGTCTGTGTCCACCTTCTTCctgaccttcatcatcatcatcctgggTGTGAGGTTCTGTCGCAGGAGAAAGCCCAGACTGTTGTTTGATGGAGCAGTAGCCATCCCCAGCGCTTATCTCCCTCCTAACTACGCAGATGTTGACGGCACAGGAACTTTACGCAGCACTTACAATTATGACGCGTACCTGACAACAGGTTCAAGAACCAGTGACTTTAAGTTCGTGACATCATACAATGACAACACGCTGCCTGCTGACCAGACTCTGAGGAAAAGTCCTTCTGACTTTGCCGAAGTTTTTGGAGAATTGGAGGAGTCCTTAGAGGTATGA